CCGAACGAATCGACCGCCTTGACGGTGAAGCCGCGCGCCCGCAGGCTCTTGAACAGGACGCCGTAGGTGCCGGCGGGAAAGCTGTTGGCGTGGGAGAAGACGATGAGCGGCACTAAATGAGCTTTTCCTGCGGGTTGCTGATCTTCTTGAGCGGCTGGTGCCGGCTCTGCGGCATCTTGAGCGGCACGTCGGTGTGGCCGCCGTTCCACAGCGGGTCCTCGATGCTGTCGAACACCTGGCGCAGCTTCTGGCCCCAGCTGTCGTGCAGCATCTTGAAGTAGGGGTTGTCGTTGTCGATGCAGACCACCTTGTCGGTCTGGAACTGGTCGACGTCGTAGACCACCAGGTCCAGTGGCAGGCCGACCGAGAGGTTGGACTTGAGCGTGGAATCCATCGACACCAGCGCGCACTTGGCGGCCTCGTCCAGCGGGGTGAGGGGCGTCAGCACGCGGTCGAGCACCGGCTTGCCGTACTTGGACTCGCCGATCTGGAAATAGGGCGTTTCGGGCGTGGCCTCGATGAAGTTGCCGGCCGAATAGACCTGGAACAGCCGCATGGCCTCGCCCTGGATCTGGCCGCCGAAGATCAGCGACACGTTGAACTCCACGCCCGAGGCCTTGAGCGAATCGGCATCACGCTCGTACACATGGCGCACGGCCGCGCCCAGCACGCGCGCGGCGTCGAACATGCTCTGCGCGTTCCAGATGGTGATGGGTTCGCTGTCCTCGTGCTCCTTGAGCTGCTCGACCTGCAGCATCTCGCGCACCGACTGCGAGATCGACAGGTTGCCGGCCGACAGCAGCACCATGAAGCGGTCGCCCGGCTTCTCGTAGACGATCATCTTGCGGAAGGTGCTGATCTGGTCCAGGCCCGCGTTGGTGCGCGAGTCGGAGAGGAACACCAGGCCGGCGTTGAGTTTGATGCCGACGCAGTAGGTCATGTCGTCTCCTGCCGGGCCGCCCCAAGGGAGGCGAGCCCGCTTTGGGCGGGCAGCGAATGCGGGTGAGCGTGGGGGGTCATTTTCTTGCCAGTTTCTTCAAGGCGTACAGCGCGTCGAGGGCCTCGCGGGGGCTCAGCGCATCGGGGTCCACGGCTGCCAGTGCCGATTCTACGGCGCTGGGGGCCTGGGCCTCTGCCGCCGGGGGCGGGGCGAACAGGTCGACCTGGGCACGTGCCTCGGTCTGCTGGGTTTCCAGCGCCTCCAGCGCATGGCGCGCGTGGTTGACCACGGCCGCGGGCATGCCCGCGAGCCGGGCCACCTGGATGCCGTAGCTGCGGCTGGCGGGGCCGGCCTGGATCTCGTGCAGGAACACGATGTCGGCGCCCGATTCGGCGGCGCTCACGTGCACGTTCATGGCGGCGCGATGTTTGGCCGGAAACTCGGTGAGCTCGAAGTAGTGGGTCGCGAACAGCGTGAAGGCCTGCGTGCGGTCGTGCAACTGGGCGGCGATGCCGCTGGCCAGCGCCAGGCCGTCGAAGGTGGAGGTGCCGCGGCCGATCTCGTCCATCAGCACCAGGCTTTGCGGCGTGGCGCTGTGCAGGATCTGCGCGGCCTCGGTCATCTCCAGCATGAAGGTGGACTGGGCGTTGGCCAGGTCGTCGGCCGCGCCGATGCGGGTGTGGATGGCGTCGATGGGCCCGAGCCGGCAGGCGCTGGCCGGCAC
This Variovorax terrae DNA region includes the following protein-coding sequences:
- a CDS encoding proteasome-type protease, with translation MTYCVGIKLNAGLVFLSDSRTNAGLDQISTFRKMIVYEKPGDRFMVLLSAGNLSISQSVREMLQVEQLKEHEDSEPITIWNAQSMFDAARVLGAAVRHVYERDADSLKASGVEFNVSLIFGGQIQGEAMRLFQVYSAGNFIEATPETPYFQIGESKYGKPVLDRVLTPLTPLDEAAKCALVSMDSTLKSNLSVGLPLDLVVYDVDQFQTDKVVCIDNDNPYFKMLHDSWGQKLRQVFDSIEDPLWNGGHTDVPLKMPQSRHQPLKKISNPQEKLI